Proteins encoded within one genomic window of Kibdelosporangium phytohabitans:
- a CDS encoding LLM class flavin-dependent oxidoreductase, which translates to MSLPGVVFGFGAPSGVDDVERLLRLAELADRDGLDVLSVSDHPYFGTRLDAYATVGFVLGRTERIAGFVNVTNLPLRPAPMLARMVTSLSALSGERVVLGMGAGGAWDHITTMGVPRLSPGEAVDAFEEAIVLVGKLSGGGPPIEHDGRHYRVNSVDPAPVAALPVWTGSNGPKSLAATGRVADGWIPGHAADWLSKRYRESRPVIDEAAASVGRDPREIRTVYNFVGRITDRPLAVTRDDTGKWIGGSPDQWIEELTGAVLEHGAGGFTLFFPEDGTDGVLSLGRWANEIAPAVRAATSQ; encoded by the coding sequence ATGTCGCTACCTGGGGTTGTCTTCGGCTTCGGCGCGCCGAGTGGCGTCGATGATGTGGAGCGGTTGCTCCGCTTGGCCGAGCTCGCCGATCGGGACGGGCTGGATGTTTTGTCCGTTTCCGATCATCCGTATTTCGGTACGCGGCTCGACGCGTACGCGACTGTCGGATTCGTTCTCGGCCGGACGGAGCGCATCGCCGGTTTCGTGAACGTCACCAATCTGCCGTTGCGTCCCGCGCCGATGCTCGCGCGGATGGTGACGTCCTTGTCCGCGCTGTCCGGTGAACGGGTCGTGCTCGGTATGGGGGCGGGTGGCGCCTGGGACCACATCACCACCATGGGGGTGCCGCGGCTGTCGCCAGGGGAGGCGGTCGACGCGTTCGAGGAGGCCATCGTCCTCGTCGGCAAGCTGTCGGGCGGTGGACCGCCGATCGAGCATGACGGTCGTCACTATCGGGTGAATTCCGTCGATCCGGCGCCCGTCGCGGCGCTTCCAGTGTGGACTGGGTCCAACGGCCCGAAATCGCTTGCCGCGACCGGGCGGGTCGCTGACGGCTGGATCCCCGGCCACGCGGCGGACTGGCTCAGCAAGCGGTATCGCGAGTCGCGGCCGGTCATCGACGAGGCTGCCGCGTCCGTCGGCCGGGATCCGCGTGAGATCAGGACTGTGTACAACTTCGTGGGCCGGATCACCGATCGGCCGCTGGCTGTCACGCGCGACGACACCGGCAAGTGGATCGGCGGTTCGCCGGACCAGTGGATCGAGGAGCTGACCGGTGCCGTGCTCGAGCACGGCGCGGGTGGTTTCACCTTGTTCTTCCCAGAAGATGGGACGGATGGTGTGCTTTCTTTGGGGCGCTGGGCAAACGAGATCGCACCTGCTGTTCGCGCGGCTACTTCCCAGTAG
- a CDS encoding carbonic anhydrase has product MQPLIDHARGFAGAVAGRRDEFARLGDGQKPEALFISCSDSRVMPALITGAQPGQLFELRNAGNIVPPHRSDASCAVAGTVEFAVRALGVSDIVVCGHSHCGAVQGLLNQSGLSVMPQVRRWLTQAGHGTGHSEVDLDAAVMRHVRTQLDHVRTHPCVVEGVAAGTLRLHAWFYRVTTGEVLANEPGTPNFLPL; this is encoded by the coding sequence ATGCAGCCACTGATCGATCACGCCCGCGGTTTTGCCGGTGCCGTCGCCGGGCGGCGCGACGAGTTCGCGCGCCTTGGCGACGGGCAGAAACCGGAAGCCCTCTTCATCTCCTGCTCCGATTCCAGGGTCATGCCCGCGCTGATCACCGGCGCACAGCCCGGCCAGCTGTTCGAGCTGCGCAACGCGGGCAACATCGTGCCGCCGCACCGGTCGGACGCCAGCTGCGCGGTCGCCGGGACGGTCGAGTTCGCGGTGCGCGCGCTGGGCGTGTCCGACATCGTCGTGTGTGGACATTCCCATTGCGGTGCCGTCCAAGGCCTGCTGAACCAGTCCGGCCTGTCGGTGATGCCGCAGGTCCGGCGGTGGCTGACGCAGGCGGGGCACGGCACCGGCCACTCCGAAGTGGACCTCGACGCCGCGGTCATGCGGCACGTCCGCACCCAGCTGGACCACGTCCGGACGCACCCCTGCGTCGTCGAAGGGGTCGCGGCGGGGACTCTGCGGTTGCACGCGTGGTTCTACCGCGTGACGACAGGCGAAGTCCTCGCCAACGAACCGGGTACGCCGAACTTCCTCCCGCTCTGA
- a CDS encoding glycoside hydrolase family 88/105 protein produces MPTRRSVLLGGAGAALGLPALPSTAGAIVPDWSVELVDSTMARFTPATLGGWDYTRGLYLYGQYLVYKRTGNRAYFDYVKAWVDRFVDGNGNISNGFNDLDAMRPGVLLPILHAETGRQRYKTAADKIRNRFNTYPRTSDGGMWHATGKTGELWADGVYMAQPFIANYARQYNQTYGFDESTRNMVTYFNRLKSGNGLLFHACDADGSQWWAPDPARHSAHVWARAVGWFGMSAIDILEVLPANHVRRQALIDTVRHLAGGFRQYQDQASGRWFQVVDRGTTSGNWTETSASAMFTYTISRAVQRGYLDASFKPVADRGYQGVLQRISLGADGRTNLREIVVGTGPGDLNYYFDRPRATNDFHGLGAFLIMNEQLALAV; encoded by the coding sequence GTGCCCACCCGACGTTCAGTTCTGCTCGGCGGTGCGGGAGCCGCGCTCGGCTTGCCCGCCTTGCCTTCCACGGCCGGTGCGATCGTGCCCGACTGGTCGGTGGAGCTGGTGGATTCCACCATGGCGCGGTTCACCCCGGCCACACTCGGCGGCTGGGACTACACGCGTGGCCTGTACCTCTACGGTCAGTACCTGGTGTACAAGCGGACCGGCAACCGGGCTTACTTCGACTACGTCAAGGCGTGGGTGGACCGGTTCGTCGACGGGAACGGCAACATCAGCAACGGTTTCAACGACCTCGACGCCATGCGGCCCGGTGTGCTGCTGCCGATCCTGCACGCCGAGACCGGCCGGCAGCGGTACAAGACAGCCGCCGACAAGATCCGCAACCGGTTCAACACCTACCCGCGTACGTCCGACGGCGGGATGTGGCACGCCACCGGGAAAACGGGTGAGCTCTGGGCTGACGGCGTGTACATGGCGCAGCCGTTCATCGCCAACTACGCCAGGCAGTACAACCAGACCTACGGGTTCGACGAGTCGACCCGCAACATGGTCACGTACTTCAACCGTCTGAAGTCCGGCAACGGCTTGCTGTTCCACGCCTGCGACGCGGACGGGTCGCAGTGGTGGGCGCCGGATCCCGCGCGGCACTCGGCGCACGTGTGGGCGCGCGCGGTCGGCTGGTTCGGGATGTCGGCCATCGACATCCTGGAAGTGTTGCCCGCCAACCACGTCCGCCGCCAGGCGCTGATCGACACCGTCCGGCACCTCGCCGGTGGTTTCCGGCAGTACCAGGACCAGGCGAGCGGCCGGTGGTTCCAGGTGGTCGACCGGGGCACGACGAGCGGCAACTGGACCGAGACGTCGGCGTCGGCCATGTTCACCTACACGATCTCGCGTGCGGTCCAGCGCGGTTACCTCGACGCGAGCTTCAAACCGGTCGCCGATCGCGGCTACCAGGGTGTGCTGCAACGGATCTCGCTCGGCGCGGACGGCCGGACCAACCTCAGGGAGATCGTGGTGGGCACCGGGCCGGGAGACCTGAACTACTACTTCGACCGGCCACGCGCGACCAACGACTTCCACGGCCTCGGTGCGTTCCTGATCATGAACGAGCAGCTAGCCTTGGCGGTGTGA
- a CDS encoding ABC transporter ATP-binding protein — translation MTEPILAGRGVVKRYGDVTALAGVDITIGTGEVVAIVGPSGSGKSTLLHVLAGILPADGGEVFVGREPITRMSETERSKLRRTEFGFVFQSGMLVAELTAEENVALPMLLAGTPRDKGIAAAREWLMRLGLGGLANRRPGEVSGGQMQRMAIARALAHSPRVIFADEPTGALDTRTGQETISALLTAAKETNAAVVIVTHDESVANRAQRIIEMRDGRIAVRAAA, via the coding sequence GTGACAGAGCCGATTCTGGCGGGACGTGGCGTGGTGAAGCGCTACGGCGACGTGACCGCGCTCGCCGGGGTGGACATCACCATCGGGACGGGCGAGGTCGTCGCCATCGTGGGGCCGTCCGGATCAGGGAAGTCCACTCTGCTGCACGTGCTGGCCGGGATCCTGCCCGCCGACGGGGGTGAGGTGTTCGTCGGCCGTGAGCCGATCACCCGGATGTCGGAGACCGAGCGCAGCAAACTGCGCCGCACGGAGTTCGGGTTCGTGTTCCAGTCGGGGATGCTGGTCGCCGAACTGACCGCGGAGGAGAACGTCGCACTGCCGATGCTGCTCGCGGGAACCCCGCGGGACAAGGGCATCGCCGCCGCTCGGGAGTGGCTGATGCGCCTCGGCCTCGGTGGCCTGGCCAACCGCAGGCCGGGTGAGGTGTCCGGCGGGCAGATGCAGCGCATGGCGATCGCCCGCGCGCTGGCACACAGCCCCCGCGTGATCTTCGCGGACGAGCCGACCGGGGCGCTGGACACGCGGACCGGTCAGGAGACGATCAGCGCTCTGCTGACCGCGGCGAAGGAGACGAACGCGGCCGTCGTCATCGTGACGCACGACGAGTCCGTTGCGAATCGGGCGCAGCGGATCATCGAGATGCGAGACGGCCGCATCGCGGTGCGAGCGGCGGCATGA
- a CDS encoding MarR family winged helix-turn-helix transcriptional regulator has translation MSAKDDGFGVVTALVRASFLVNAVYAESAREYGLTPQQGQLLCVLMSQSYCMGELSGILGLAKSSLTGLVDRTERHGLVKRGPHPEEARAVRVELTERGSELVNEFYAETCRRVDKLPAGLGDAGRDQLAALLSRVVLDNEVPAVFMELDERG, from the coding sequence GTGAGTGCCAAGGACGACGGGTTCGGTGTGGTGACGGCGCTGGTCCGGGCGTCGTTCCTGGTCAATGCCGTGTACGCCGAGTCGGCGCGGGAGTACGGACTCACCCCGCAGCAAGGGCAGCTGCTGTGCGTGCTGATGTCGCAGTCGTACTGCATGGGTGAGCTGAGCGGGATCCTGGGGCTGGCGAAGTCCAGCCTGACCGGCCTGGTGGACCGCACCGAGCGGCACGGCCTGGTCAAGCGCGGGCCGCATCCGGAGGAGGCCCGTGCTGTCCGCGTCGAGCTCACCGAGCGCGGTTCCGAGCTGGTGAACGAGTTCTACGCCGAGACCTGCCGCCGGGTCGACAAGCTACCCGCCGGGCTCGGCGACGCGGGCCGGGATCAGCTCGCCGCGCTGCTGAGCCGGGTCGTGCTGGACAACGAGGTGCCCGCGGTGTTCATGGAGCTGGACGAGCGCGGCTAG
- a CDS encoding cellulose binding domain-containing protein, translated as MRVFTALIALFSAIFLLPVANSSAANGLSANFTKVSDWGSGFEGKITVTNGGSTPLSTWTVELDMPAGTQITSSWDATRTGNGQHHTFTPPGWAGPLAVGASASFGFNGSPGNFSGIQNCKLNGDTCTSGPSNPGAPGVPGAPGVTSTNNSSISLSWGASTGTVTGYRVYEGTTVRATVTGTSASISGLGTCESHTYSVAAYNTVGESGKSSPVTGTTTGCTQPAGGRGAPYLYMGWGNPPNPQTVMNATGVKWFTMAFILSSGGCAPAWDGQRPLQGSADATAIQQIRAAGGDIVPSFGGWSGNKLGPNCSTPEALAGAYQQVIDAYNLKAIDIDIENTDEFENTTVQDRILTALRIVKQNNPGIQTIVTFGTTTSGPNFYGNRLIDQAKALNANIDVFTIMPFDFGSSNIGADTQNASEGLKNKLKSAFGWTDAQAYAHMGISGMNGLSDQQEMTSTQTWTQIRDYAKSRGLARLAFWAVNRDRGCAGGGVVAHCSGIAQPDWEFSRITAGF; from the coding sequence ATGCGTGTCTTCACCGCGTTGATCGCCTTGTTCTCGGCGATCTTCCTGCTGCCTGTGGCGAACAGCAGCGCGGCAAACGGTCTCAGCGCGAACTTCACCAAAGTGTCCGATTGGGGCAGTGGCTTCGAGGGCAAGATCACTGTCACCAACGGTGGCAGCACGCCGCTGAGCACGTGGACAGTCGAACTCGACATGCCCGCCGGAACGCAGATCACCTCGTCCTGGGATGCCACCAGGACAGGCAACGGCCAGCACCACACGTTCACCCCGCCGGGCTGGGCAGGCCCGCTCGCGGTGGGCGCCAGTGCGTCGTTCGGGTTCAACGGCAGCCCCGGCAACTTCAGCGGTATCCAGAACTGCAAGCTGAACGGCGACACCTGCACCAGCGGCCCGTCCAACCCCGGTGCGCCAGGCGTTCCCGGCGCGCCGGGCGTGACGAGCACGAACAACTCCAGCATCTCGCTGTCGTGGGGTGCTTCCACCGGCACGGTCACCGGATACCGTGTCTACGAAGGGACGACAGTCCGCGCGACGGTCACCGGAACCAGCGCGTCCATCTCCGGTCTCGGCACCTGTGAGTCGCACACGTACAGCGTCGCGGCGTACAACACGGTCGGCGAGTCCGGGAAGTCCAGCCCTGTCACGGGAACCACGACCGGCTGTACGCAACCTGCCGGTGGTCGTGGTGCGCCGTACCTCTACATGGGCTGGGGCAACCCGCCGAACCCGCAGACGGTCATGAACGCGACCGGCGTCAAGTGGTTCACCATGGCGTTCATCCTGTCCAGCGGTGGCTGTGCACCCGCGTGGGACGGTCAACGGCCGTTGCAGGGCAGTGCCGACGCCACGGCGATCCAGCAGATCCGTGCCGCGGGCGGGGACATCGTGCCGTCCTTCGGCGGCTGGAGCGGCAACAAGCTCGGCCCGAACTGCTCGACGCCGGAGGCGTTGGCCGGTGCCTACCAGCAGGTGATCGACGCCTACAACCTGAAGGCGATCGACATCGACATCGAGAACACCGACGAGTTCGAGAACACCACCGTGCAGGACCGGATTCTCACGGCGTTGCGGATCGTCAAGCAGAACAACCCCGGTATCCAGACGATCGTCACGTTCGGCACGACGACCAGCGGCCCGAACTTCTACGGCAACCGGCTGATCGACCAGGCGAAGGCGTTGAACGCCAACATCGACGTCTTCACCATCATGCCGTTCGACTTCGGCAGCTCGAACATCGGCGCGGACACCCAGAACGCCAGTGAGGGCTTGAAGAACAAGCTGAAGTCGGCCTTCGGCTGGACCGACGCGCAGGCGTACGCGCACATGGGCATCTCCGGCATGAACGGCCTGTCCGACCAGCAGGAGATGACCTCCACCCAGACGTGGACGCAGATCAGGGACTACGCCAAGTCCCGCGGCCTGGCCAGGCTCGCGTTCTGGGCGGTCAACCGCGACCGCGGCTGCGCGGGTGGCGGCGTGGTCGCGCACTGCAGCGGCATCGCCCAGCCCGACTGGGAGTTCAGCCGGATCACGGCGGGCTTCTGA
- a CDS encoding SulP family inorganic anion transporter, whose product MELLEMPSPTLSRRAWRADFTASIVVFLVALPLCVGVAVASGVPAELGLVTGIVGGLVVGLLPGSSLQVSGPAAGLTVLVFEAVRQFGLAALGVIVLTAGLLQILLGLLRFGRWFRAISPAVVEGMLAGIGLVLIAGQLYTMAGATAPAGGLGKLAGLPELAGTIFSSAAAWTAFAIGAGTILVMVLWSRLPGRVRLVPGALVAVALATSASLLFDLPVQRIEVQGLLGSINPATLGDLAKLGDIALLGTVLAFALIASAESLFSAAAVDRMHDGPRTDYNRELVAQGVGNSVCGFLGALPMTAVIVRSSANVEAGARTKASRVLHGVWLLLFAALLPATIGIMPLAALAGVLVHAGFKLLPLRKLVPLWKRHRGEAVILVVTALAIVVLNMFEGVLIGIALAVIKVAWQASHVQVRVKDTGSGPIKVRMSGNATFLRLPVILDKLEALPNGRPVDLDLTGVHHLDHACRIALMAWADRNENVDIVQPEQLTQQ is encoded by the coding sequence ATGGAGCTCCTCGAAATGCCCTCGCCCACGTTGTCCCGGCGCGCCTGGCGTGCCGATTTCACCGCGTCGATCGTGGTGTTCCTGGTCGCGTTGCCGCTCTGCGTCGGAGTGGCTGTCGCGTCCGGTGTTCCCGCTGAACTCGGTCTGGTGACCGGGATCGTCGGTGGCCTCGTCGTCGGTCTGCTGCCGGGCAGCAGCCTCCAGGTCTCCGGCCCCGCGGCCGGGCTGACCGTGCTGGTGTTCGAGGCGGTCAGGCAGTTCGGCCTCGCCGCACTCGGCGTCATCGTGCTGACGGCCGGGTTACTGCAGATCCTGCTCGGCCTGCTGCGCTTCGGGCGGTGGTTCCGTGCCATCTCCCCGGCGGTGGTCGAGGGGATGCTCGCCGGGATCGGCCTGGTGCTCATCGCCGGGCAGCTCTACACGATGGCGGGCGCCACCGCCCCGGCGGGCGGCCTCGGCAAACTGGCGGGACTGCCCGAACTGGCCGGCACCATCTTCAGCTCGGCTGCCGCGTGGACGGCGTTCGCCATCGGTGCGGGCACGATCCTGGTGATGGTGCTGTGGTCCCGGTTGCCGGGCAGGGTCCGGCTCGTGCCGGGCGCGCTGGTCGCGGTGGCGCTGGCCACGTCGGCGAGCCTGCTGTTCGACCTGCCCGTCCAGCGGATCGAGGTGCAGGGCCTGCTCGGCTCGATCAACCCGGCCACACTGGGAGACCTGGCCAAGCTCGGCGACATCGCGTTGCTGGGCACGGTGCTGGCGTTCGCGTTGATCGCCTCCGCGGAGAGCTTGTTCAGTGCGGCGGCGGTGGACCGTATGCACGACGGGCCGCGTACGGACTACAACCGTGAACTCGTCGCCCAGGGCGTGGGCAACTCGGTCTGCGGGTTCCTCGGCGCGCTGCCGATGACCGCTGTCATCGTCCGCAGTTCCGCCAACGTGGAAGCGGGGGCGCGGACCAAGGCGTCCCGGGTGCTGCACGGCGTGTGGTTGTTGCTTTTCGCCGCGTTGCTGCCCGCCACGATCGGCATCATGCCGTTGGCGGCACTGGCCGGTGTGCTGGTGCACGCGGGATTCAAACTGCTGCCGCTGCGCAAACTGGTTCCGCTGTGGAAACGGCACCGCGGCGAAGCCGTCATCCTCGTGGTCACCGCGCTGGCGATCGTGGTGCTCAACATGTTCGAGGGCGTCCTGATCGGTATCGCTCTCGCGGTCATCAAGGTCGCGTGGCAGGCGTCGCACGTGCAGGTCCGCGTGAAGGACACGGGCAGCGGGCCGATCAAGGTGAGGATGTCGGGCAACGCGACCTTCCTGCGGCTGCCGGTGATCCTGGACAAGCTGGAAGCGCTGCCCAACGGGCGTCCGGTCGACCTCGACCTGACCGGCGTGCATCACCTCGACCACGCCTGCCGGATCGCGCTCATGGCGTGGGCCGACCGGAACGAAAACGTCGATATCGTGCAACCGGAACAATTAACTCAACAATAG
- a CDS encoding carbonic anhydrase family protein: MARKRKAALISLSFALSAGLVVLAGPAESRLPQQSPIDVTHGAVRYDPTLPLLHVSYHHSDVRLRYVQKDADTPGGCTARHHEETEEAEVEPGTAHVTLSGVRYDLVQFHFHTPSEHRFEGQATPLEMHLVHRNAAQELLVVGIPLKAGAPSAVDKVLAQLAPECGSTVHVGDVDLNSLLPHERTSARYNGSLTTYPFSENVTWFLMKDKTVSQATISRFQHVFTGGNARAPQPLNGRSVVLDRPHI, translated from the coding sequence ATGGCACGAAAGAGAAAAGCCGCCTTAATCAGCCTTTCCTTCGCTCTCTCGGCCGGCCTCGTCGTACTGGCGGGGCCGGCCGAGTCGCGGCTGCCGCAGCAAAGCCCGATCGACGTGACGCACGGCGCGGTCAGATACGACCCGACCTTGCCGCTGCTGCACGTCTCCTACCACCATTCCGACGTCCGGCTCCGCTACGTCCAGAAGGACGCGGACACACCGGGCGGCTGCACCGCCCGGCACCACGAGGAAACCGAGGAAGCCGAGGTCGAGCCCGGCACCGCGCACGTGACGCTGTCCGGTGTGCGCTACGACCTGGTCCAGTTCCACTTCCACACCCCGTCCGAGCACCGGTTCGAAGGCCAGGCCACGCCGCTGGAGATGCACCTCGTGCACCGCAACGCCGCGCAGGAACTGCTGGTCGTCGGGATCCCGCTGAAGGCGGGCGCGCCGTCGGCCGTGGACAAGGTGCTGGCGCAGCTGGCGCCGGAGTGCGGATCCACCGTGCACGTCGGCGACGTCGACCTGAACTCCCTGCTGCCGCACGAGCGGACGTCCGCCCGGTACAACGGCTCACTCACGACGTACCCGTTCAGCGAGAACGTCACGTGGTTCCTGATGAAGGACAAGACCGTCTCGCAGGCCACGATCAGCCGCTTCCAGCACGTGTTCACCGGTGGGAACGCCCGCGCGCCCCAGCCGCTCAACGGCCGGTCGGTCGTGCTGGACCGCCCGCACATCTGA
- a CDS encoding alpha/beta fold hydrolase: MHHVTANGIDFAYVEHGDGPLALLLHGMAETPRVFRHLMPVLAEAGYRAVAPAMRGYAPTQVPPEGSMKLADLIADANALHDELGGDENAVIIGTDWGAYTTWGAATAAPERWAKVVAAGIPPLRFMRPLDPEMIHKLGHFFFFQMGVADQIVRQDDFAYFDWQWRYWSGTKPGADLASDLEAGKNALREPENLRMALEAYRQNFPIATFGTDRWEAGPLLAELPAQPTLYLHGTEDPSVDAKTLADIVAALPPGSDGVMLDGVGHFPFIESPEEVNELVRAFLAP; this comes from the coding sequence ATGCACCACGTCACCGCCAACGGCATCGACTTCGCCTACGTCGAGCACGGCGACGGCCCATTGGCGTTACTGCTGCACGGCATGGCGGAAACGCCACGGGTGTTCAGGCACCTGATGCCTGTGCTCGCCGAGGCGGGATACCGGGCGGTCGCGCCCGCGATGCGCGGATACGCTCCCACGCAGGTCCCGCCGGAGGGCAGCATGAAGCTTGCGGACCTGATCGCCGACGCCAACGCCCTGCACGACGAACTGGGCGGCGACGAGAACGCCGTGATCATCGGGACCGACTGGGGCGCGTACACCACATGGGGCGCCGCCACCGCCGCGCCGGAGCGGTGGGCGAAGGTCGTGGCGGCCGGCATCCCGCCGTTGCGTTTCATGAGGCCGCTGGACCCGGAGATGATCCACAAGCTCGGGCATTTCTTCTTCTTCCAGATGGGCGTGGCCGACCAGATCGTGCGTCAGGACGACTTCGCCTACTTCGACTGGCAGTGGCGGTACTGGAGCGGCACCAAGCCGGGTGCCGATCTCGCGTCCGATCTCGAGGCGGGCAAGAACGCCTTGCGGGAGCCGGAAAACCTCCGGATGGCACTCGAGGCGTACCGGCAGAACTTCCCGATCGCCACGTTCGGCACGGACCGGTGGGAGGCCGGTCCGCTCCTGGCGGAGCTGCCCGCTCAGCCGACGCTGTACCTGCACGGCACCGAAGACCCCAGCGTGGACGCGAAAACGCTTGCCGACATCGTGGCCGCGCTCCCACCCGGGTCGGACGGGGTGATGCTGGACGGCGTCGGGCACTTCCCGTTCATCGAGAGCCCCGAGGAGGTGAACGAGCTCGTCCGGGCATTCCTCGCACCTTGA
- a CDS encoding FtsX-like permease family protein, whose protein sequence is MNPVQLALRVLRGDSRSRLSAIFTAVGVAVGVTLVLWLATVPDALQSRADRDTWRQPDYSNDAQFDKAKDSAAVLSTYTRDNVGQQQIERFDVAALKPDVPVAAGIPKVPGPEEVLLSPALAKLAAEKPAAQLADRFKGKVIGTIGPEALRYPGELVAIVGHDAEQMPGGTPREGLTPSGAPGSINQMLVLLSQIGIVVLIAPCLVLVASAARLTAARRERRLAALRLAGATPQQVISMTAAETAFAAIGGAVLGVGLSFPMRELVALIPWDGGDWYSSDWTPSGTLIAGVLVLAPLLVVGAAVLGLRRAVSKPLGAAQQQSKRQPNVARLLWLIGAAVVFVVALGVAKDGHGDTAMYVVLFGLVAIAVSLVFAGPLVTSLLGKLFTANWRSPATLLAGRRLRDDPKAAFRASAGVVLAVFAGSMALSMFPSVEDQIGYSNGKWRDGVFVAEGAKYTPEQINDLKADLAANGVGDAPVVEIGSGGFDVRGDRDRGFSAMVAKCADVAKVLGGRLGPCRPGPAVYVPKGLAVDSSKLEFRSYGGRGGGDPKPLPKGTEIREYDPVGYPGFIVDPAVFGSGPEEMDTVAVVTTRSNMDVVHTMVVRNLPGVSIYSNERYDGRADTLSGDLKRATLIGLSIATVLGGVSAGVAAAGSVVDRRRTFGALIAAGTPVKVLTKALRREAMLPALVATVGAGVAGVFVGSGLLTLIQGRLQLNPWIITPVVLGVVVALMAAAACGPVLRRVSARDYSDE, encoded by the coding sequence ATGAACCCCGTCCAGCTCGCGCTGCGCGTGCTGCGGGGCGATTCCCGGAGCCGCTTGTCGGCCATCTTCACAGCTGTCGGTGTCGCGGTCGGGGTGACACTGGTGCTGTGGCTGGCAACGGTTCCGGACGCCCTGCAGTCGCGCGCTGACCGCGACACGTGGCGCCAGCCGGACTACAGCAACGACGCGCAGTTCGACAAGGCGAAGGACAGCGCCGCGGTTCTGTCCACCTACACCCGCGACAACGTCGGCCAGCAGCAGATCGAACGCTTCGACGTCGCCGCGCTCAAGCCTGACGTGCCCGTCGCGGCCGGGATCCCGAAGGTGCCGGGACCAGAGGAAGTGCTGCTGTCGCCGGCGTTGGCCAAGCTGGCCGCGGAGAAGCCCGCCGCGCAGCTGGCGGACCGCTTCAAGGGCAAGGTGATCGGGACGATCGGGCCCGAGGCGCTGAGGTACCCCGGTGAGCTGGTCGCGATCGTGGGGCACGACGCCGAGCAGATGCCCGGCGGGACCCCACGCGAGGGACTGACGCCGTCGGGCGCGCCGGGGTCGATCAACCAGATGCTGGTCCTGCTCAGCCAGATCGGCATCGTCGTCCTGATCGCGCCGTGTCTCGTGCTGGTCGCGTCGGCCGCGAGGCTGACGGCGGCCCGCAGGGAACGCCGGCTGGCGGCGCTGCGGCTGGCAGGGGCGACCCCGCAGCAGGTGATCTCCATGACTGCCGCGGAGACCGCGTTCGCGGCGATCGGCGGTGCGGTTCTCGGCGTGGGGCTGTCGTTCCCGATGCGTGAACTGGTCGCCCTGATCCCGTGGGACGGCGGCGACTGGTATTCGTCCGACTGGACGCCGTCCGGCACGCTGATCGCCGGAGTGCTCGTCCTGGCGCCACTCCTGGTCGTCGGTGCGGCGGTGCTCGGGTTGCGCCGCGCGGTGAGCAAGCCGCTGGGCGCGGCGCAGCAGCAGTCCAAGCGCCAGCCCAACGTGGCACGTCTGCTCTGGCTGATCGGCGCTGCCGTGGTCTTCGTCGTGGCGCTGGGAGTGGCGAAGGACGGCCACGGTGACACCGCGATGTACGTGGTCCTGTTCGGACTCGTCGCGATCGCGGTCTCACTGGTGTTCGCCGGTCCGCTGGTGACGTCCCTGCTGGGCAAGCTGTTCACGGCCAACTGGCGCTCACCGGCCACCTTGCTGGCCGGTCGCAGGCTGCGCGACGACCCGAAGGCGGCGTTCCGCGCGTCGGCCGGGGTCGTGCTGGCGGTCTTCGCGGGATCGATGGCACTGTCGATGTTCCCGAGCGTCGAGGACCAGATCGGTTACAGCAACGGCAAATGGCGGGACGGTGTGTTCGTCGCGGAGGGCGCGAAGTACACCCCGGAGCAGATCAACGACCTGAAGGCGGACCTCGCCGCGAACGGCGTGGGTGACGCCCCGGTCGTCGAGATCGGCTCGGGTGGCTTCGACGTGCGGGGCGACCGCGACCGCGGCTTCTCGGCGATGGTGGCGAAGTGCGCCGACGTGGCGAAGGTACTGGGTGGCCGGCTCGGCCCGTGCCGCCCCGGCCCGGCGGTCTACGTCCCGAAGGGCCTGGCGGTGGACAGCTCGAAGCTGGAGTTCAGGTCGTACGGCGGCAGGGGCGGCGGTGACCCCAAGCCGTTGCCGAAGGGAACCGAGATCAGGGAGTACGACCCGGTCGGGTACCCCGGGTTCATCGTCGACCCGGCGGTCTTCGGATCGGGCCCTGAGGAGATGGACACAGTGGCGGTGGTGACGACGAGGTCCAACATGGACGTCGTACACACCATGGTGGTCCGCAACCTGCCCGGAGTCTCGATCTACAGCAACGAGCGCTACGACGGCCGTGCGGACACCCTCTCCGGCGACCTCAAGCGGGCAACGCTGATCGGGCTGAGCATCGCGACCGTACTCGGCGGGGTGAGCGCGGGCGTGGCGGCGGCGGGTTCGGTCGTGGACCGTCGCCGGACCTTCGGCGCGCTGATAGCCGCGGGAACTCCCGTCAAGGTCCTCACCAAGGCCCTGCGCCGTGAAGCCATGCTGCCCGCGCTGGTGGCGACGGTGGGCGCGGGCGTCGCCGGTGTGTTCGTCGGATCGGGCCTGCTCACCCTGATCCAGGGCCGCCTGCAGCTCAACCCGTGGATCATCACACCGGTGGTGCTCGGCGTCGTGGTGGCGTTGATGGCCGCCGCCGCTTGCGGACCCGTCCTGCGGCGGGTGTCGGCAAGGGACTACTCGGACGAGTAG